One Geitlerinema sp. PCC 9228 genomic window, GGGTTGCAAGGGAAGATTTACTTCGATCGCGATCGCAACATGCCACGCATCCTGGCTATGGGCAGGTACGAACAAGAGTATTTCGTTTCTGCTCCCATTCAACTGCAACCCATACAAGATATAACAACGATTCCACGTGTAGAACAAGAATTGGAAAAAGAGAACATTCTGCGATTTGGCGGTCAGTATGCTCGCATAACCCATATTGTATACACGGGAATTGATATCAACAAAATATTCCAACTCGATCTACGCAAGCAAAAATACAATATAGACTTTTTTCTGTGGTTTCGCTATAAAGAAAGCGATCGCATGGATTTGCAACCAGAAACTATAGAATTTCTGAATTCGGTCAACCCCATCGATTTAGGTCAACCCTTATATAAATCTAAAGAAGATGGTATTGTTCTGCGTACTTATCGAGTAAAAACCAAATTTGAGGCAGATTTTGATTTTCGCGAGTACCCTTTTGATGTCCAGCAAATAAAAATCCAATTTCGCAACCCCAGGTATTCCCGCGAAAAAATGATTTACGTAGCCGATATTGCGGGGATGGGGGGCAACAATCGCGAATCCAATTTAAAAAGAATCAAGCGCAGTCAAGTTCTAGATGCCTTAGACGGTTGGGGCGCGAACAATGTCCAATTTTTTGAAAGTATTAGCACAACCCACTCTACCCTGGGAGATATTGAAAAAATCCAGATGGACAAGGAAATTACCTATTCCCAATTTAACGCGATCGCAGAATTGGAACGTTACTCCTTCCAATTTGGCATCAGCAAGCTTTTGCCCTTGGGATTTTTTATTTGGATCTTGTATCTGTTTCTGTGGTTTCCCTTCAAAAATTTCTCCACCGAATCCGTAAGCGGTATTTTATTGGGGGTATTGTTCTTTCACATGGGCTTAAAATCGGAACTACCTGAAAACAGCGGTTCCATTGTTGCCCTAGATATCATTTTCTACATCATTTATGGATTAATTGCTGCTCAAATTTTAGTAGTATTAGCCATTGTCAAGCTCAGGGAAAATCCCCAACATCACCAACAATTAAAACGTTTAATCCGAAGTTTTCAGTTGATTTTTCTTCTCTATCTTGTCGGTGCTTTTCTGGTCATTTCTTTACAATACGACGTTTTCGATTTACCACAATTACCTGGGCAAAATGGGTTCGTGCCGGCACAGGAAAATTCACCTTCTCCAACGATTGAGGTATCGACCAGATCGCAACAATAAGCAAAAGATACGACGGTTTTAAGTTTAGAAACTTGGAAACTAGAATACCAAGGCGAGTTTCAGAAACTGTTGGCAGATTTTTATAAAAAACATCCAAACATCAGAATTAAAACCCTGGCAGGACCTTATACCATTTCCTTAATAATATGCAAGAGATAATAGAGGCATTTTGGTAGGGGCGCAACGCGTGAGTAGGGGCGCTTCGCGAAGCGCCCCTACCAGGGAAATTGAGAAATTCCAGACAATCGTTGTTTTTCAGAAATAGTATTACTATCAGTACGACCAAATCATAGCCAACCAATTTCAGAAACCATTAGCTCTCGATCTCATACCAAATCCGACATGGAAAACCACAATTTTTTCGTCGGGGCAACCCCCGCTGTGGGTCCATTTTATCGGGGTAGGCACGGGGGCGCTGCCCCGACATTTTTGTGGGTTTATGTACATTGGATTTGGTATCCTGTTTTTCGGACCATATCCCCTCGATCGCGATTTGTTTGAACGAGGTTATTTAGCATCTTGGAACCAACTGCCCGGTTTGCAAAAAGCCTATCCCAGCCAATCGCTATCTCCTTGGAGAACCAAAGATAACGAAATCTACGGCGTTCCCCTTAGTGGTGCCGTTTATGGTATTTATTACAATGTCGATTTGTTTGACAAACTAGCCCTTGATATTCCACAAACCTGGCAAGAGTGGTATACACCTGCCCAAACTTGTGGGGAAAACGATGGTTAACCGCGATCGCTGCCACCAGAAAGCCAGCCGAGAATATTAATATCCCCTTGCATTTTTTCCCATTCCCGGCGGTGAAATTCGGCGGTTTCGTAATACCACTGGCAGTATCGCTCGAATGCCTCCCGATGGACCAGTTCTTCGTGAAACTGCCGGGTTAGTTGGTTGATTTGGAAAATGTTCGCCGGTTCGTTGGGGTCGGGATCGGCGGGTGTGTAGAAGATTTCCGGCATGGGCAATCGCGTATGCAACAACTTAACGAATTCTAACAAATCCAGCCTTTTGGATGGCTTGTTGCCCTTGTTCGCTCAGCAACAGACGAACGTAGGCATCCCCAGCTCGTTCGTCTACTTGACCGTTGCGTTTGACGATAACAAACAAACGTCTGGTAATGGGATA contains:
- a CDS encoding ABC transporter substrate-binding protein, which produces MKISLLGTLSHYKRFVAIAIAVFLTILAVKDVDVSWSPTSDRLYVAMLAPMSGDYESSGREMERGARMYLDKINQSGGIGGKQVELKIFDDEGSPEKGREQAQKIANDERIVLAMGSYFSSVSVAAGDVYQKAGLPAITGISVANEVTEQSNVYFRTTANTSDQGVLLANYIKKILNHDTVSVIFDSGDTYSQSLSRSFQNTFRGLSGRVSHKLDAKEYLNNPNRELDMVAWTDEKLLGEMQPGNIGAIVLLTQAWEAGRIVVSIKRAGIDAPIFGGSPVFQKNFREAIADYPETQAQPGYFTNGIYGLSPLIYDISSQAAQSFQDRFFTKYRDKPTWIGALSYERTMVAVQALKNAELSQPSLQEKRRSVYQALLEMRNAEQGVEGLQGKIYFDRDRNMPRILAMGRYEQEYFVSAPIQLQPIQDITTIPRVEQELEKENILRFGGQYARITHIVYTGIDINKIFQLDLRKQKYNIDFFLWFRYKESDRMDLQPETIEFLNSVNPIDLGQPLYKSKEDGIVLRTYRVKTKFEADFDFREYPFDVQQIKIQFRNPRYSREKMIYVADIAGMGGNNRESNLKRIKRSQVLDALDGWGANNVQFFESISTTHSTLGDIEKIQMDKEITYSQFNAIAELERYSFQFGISKLLPLGFFIWILYLFLWFPFKNFSTESVSGILLGVLFFHMGLKSELPENSGSIVALDIIFYIIYGLIAAQILVVLAIVKLRENPQHHQQLKRLIRSFQLIFLLYLVGAFLVISLQYDVFDLPQLPGQNGFVPAQENSPSPTIEVSTRSQQ
- a CDS encoding extracellular solute-binding protein, with protein sequence MYIGFGILFFGPYPLDRDLFERGYLASWNQLPGLQKAYPSQSLSPWRTKDNEIYGVPLSGAVYGIYYNVDLFDKLALDIPQTWQEWYTPAQTCGENDG